Proteins from a single region of Corynebacterium pseudogenitalium:
- a CDS encoding glycoside hydrolase family 3 N-terminal domain-containing protein, with product MQKRTRRVWGSAAVTAGLVVVLAGCAPEPAPQPVTTPAPLHNHIPLLPTDTVPITEIVPKTPAQQRVPEDLRARVASLMVVGVKNYDQARAALDQGVGGLIIPSWADPKLLDDPGHDINALREQYPRGFTVAIDFEGGRVQRHTDILGDFPAPGRLAAGTPAVIQGTGYDIGRSLRAHGINVDYAPVVDIDAADLAIIGDRAFHRDPAEVARIAGLFSQGLLDSGVTPTFKHFPGHGRASGDTHKKLATTPPIGDLHAFDLVPYGELLQRFPRASVMVGHMIVPGLGAEGVPSSLNPEAYRILREGDYPGGVPFEGVAVTDDLSGMRGILEYAPTPDAVRLAISAGADQALWSSGHDIARIIDGVVAGVEKGEIPESRIDEAATRVQQQLIDVGL from the coding sequence GTGCAAAAGCGTACCAGACGTGTATGGGGGTCCGCCGCGGTGACGGCGGGGCTCGTCGTCGTGCTCGCCGGGTGCGCGCCCGAGCCGGCCCCACAACCCGTGACGACGCCCGCTCCGCTCCACAACCACATCCCACTTTTGCCCACCGACACGGTGCCGATCACCGAGATCGTCCCCAAAACGCCAGCCCAGCAGCGCGTCCCGGAGGACCTGCGTGCGCGGGTGGCCTCCCTCATGGTTGTCGGGGTGAAGAACTACGACCAGGCCCGCGCGGCCCTCGATCAGGGCGTCGGCGGGCTTATCATCCCCAGCTGGGCCGACCCCAAGCTTCTCGACGACCCCGGCCACGACATCAACGCTCTCCGCGAGCAGTACCCGCGCGGGTTCACCGTCGCCATCGACTTCGAGGGCGGCCGAGTCCAACGCCACACCGACATCCTGGGGGACTTCCCCGCGCCCGGTCGCCTCGCCGCCGGCACACCCGCGGTGATCCAGGGCACCGGCTACGACATCGGCCGTTCGCTTCGCGCCCACGGCATCAACGTGGACTACGCCCCGGTCGTCGACATCGATGCCGCCGACCTGGCCATCATCGGGGACCGCGCCTTCCACCGCGACCCCGCCGAGGTCGCCCGCATCGCCGGGCTCTTCTCCCAAGGCCTTCTCGACTCCGGCGTCACCCCCACCTTCAAACACTTCCCGGGGCACGGCCGCGCCTCAGGCGACACCCACAAGAAGCTCGCCACTACGCCCCCAATCGGGGACCTGCACGCCTTCGACCTGGTCCCCTACGGCGAGCTCCTGCAGCGCTTCCCGCGCGCCAGCGTCATGGTCGGCCACATGATCGTGCCCGGCCTCGGCGCCGAGGGCGTGCCCAGCAGCCTCAACCCGGAGGCCTACCGCATCCTGCGCGAAGGCGACTACCCCGGCGGTGTCCCCTTCGAAGGCGTCGCCGTTACCGACGACCTCTCCGGCATGCGCGGCATCCTCGAATACGCCCCCACGCCGGACGCGGTCCGCCTCGCCATCAGCGCGGGTGCCGACCAAGCCCTCTGGTCCTCCGGCCACGACATCGCGCGGATCATCGATGGTGTCGTAGCGGGCGTCGAAAAGGGAGAAATCCCCGAATCCCGCATCGACGAAGCCGCGACCCGCGTGCAACAACAACTCATTGACGTTGGGTTATAG
- a CDS encoding DUF2613 family protein: MSNRTTLPSVVASAVVGVVLGVVGVIGVAAFSGQNSVPVSNAVPADEAVLGGPEYGAR; this comes from the coding sequence ATGTCAAACCGTACTACCTTGCCTTCCGTTGTGGCTAGCGCCGTCGTCGGTGTTGTGCTCGGCGTGGTGGGCGTGATTGGGGTAGCGGCGTTCTCCGGGCAGAATTCCGTGCCGGTGTCCAACGCCGTCCCGGCAGACGAGGCCGTGCTTGGCGGCCCGGAATATGGCGCGCGCTAA